One Phragmites australis chromosome 23, lpPhrAust1.1, whole genome shotgun sequence DNA window includes the following coding sequences:
- the LOC133905724 gene encoding uncharacterized protein LOC133905724 isoform X1 has protein sequence MDAGDHDTSIDHDFFLQGLTGDYGPFDTSAAGDDGPDGEPPVGSHPDPGDAAGVPSSGSTSAHTLASSGSKRSRAGTSEVWQDFERIYKEEDGVSVRYAKCYICKNELSAKPSGGTGHLKRHAISCKRKSGAAMKQTVLQYNPDGSVHHWEYDSANARKELCRFIARADLPLNIGSSSRSSDSSSRSSTGTGIPTSGGELTTFIDSDVISHEQENFNILQWWHEHKTNYPVLSLLARDLLTVPVSTVSSEAAFSLTGRIIEERRTNLSSEMVEILTIVKDWEQAEARMQHTAENTELEESFQNLYLDADENV, from the exons atggatgccggtgatcatgatacatccatagatcatgatttttttctccaaggactcacaggggactacggcccctttgatactagtgctgcaggtgatgatggacccgacggtgaacctccggttggttcacatccagatccaggtgatgcagcaggagtgccatcgtcaggctctacaagtgcgcacacattagcaagcagcgggtctaaaagatcaagagccggtacttccgaagtttggcaagactttgaaaggatctacaaagaggaagatggggtaagtgtcaggtatgctaagtgttatatttgtaaaaatgaattatctgcaaagccctcgggtggaacggggcacttgaagaggcacgccataagttgcaagcgaaagagtggagcagccatgaagcagacggtgttgcagtacaaccccgacggctctgttcatcattgggagtacgactctgccaatgctcgaaaagagctatgtcgcttcattgcaagagcggatctaccactcaatatcg gttcttcatcaagaagttcagactcttcgtcacgatcgtctacgggcaccggaattccaacatccggaggggagctaactaccttcatcgacagtgacgttatcagccacgaacaagaaaacttcaacatactgcaatggtggcatgagcacaagacgaattatccagtcctttcactgttagcgcgagatttgttaacggttcctgtatctacagtttcttctgaggctgccttcagtcttacaggaaggataatcgaagagagaagaacaaatctgtcaagtgagatggttgaaatactcaccatagtaaaggattgggaacaagctgaagcacgaatgcaacacactgcagaaaatactgagcttgaagaatcattccaaaatttgtatctagatgctgatgagaacgtgtaa
- the LOC133905724 gene encoding uncharacterized protein LOC133905724 isoform X2, which translates to MDAGDHDTSIDHDFFLQGLTGDYGPFDTSAAGDDGPDGEPPVGSHPDPGDAAGVPSSGSTSAHTLASSGSKRSRAGTSEVWQDFERIYKEEDGVSVRYAKCYICKNELSAKPSGGTGHLKRHAISCKRKSGAAMKQTVLQYNPDGSVHHWEYDSANARKELCRFIARADLPLNIGSSSRSSDSSSRSSTGTGIPTSGGELTTFIDSDVISHEQENFNILQCFF; encoded by the exons atggatgccggtgatcatgatacatccatagatcatgatttttttctccaaggactcacaggggactacggcccctttgatactagtgctgcaggtgatgatggacccgacggtgaacctccggttggttcacatccagatccaggtgatgcagcaggagtgccatcgtcaggctctacaagtgcgcacacattagcaagcagcgggtctaaaagatcaagagccggtacttccgaagtttggcaagactttgaaaggatctacaaagaggaagatggggtaagtgtcaggtatgctaagtgttatatttgtaaaaatgaattatctgcaaagccctcgggtggaacggggcacttgaagaggcacgccataagttgcaagcgaaagagtggagcagccatgaagcagacggtgttgcagtacaaccccgacggctctgttcatcattgggagtacgactctgccaatgctcgaaaagagctatgtcgcttcattgcaagagcggatctaccactcaatatcg gttcttcatcaagaagttcagactcttcgtcacgatcgtctacgggcaccggaattccaacatccggaggggagctaactaccttcatcgacagtgacgttatcagccacgaacaagaaaacttcaacatactgcaatg tttcttctga